Proteins found in one Haloarcula litorea genomic segment:
- a CDS encoding glutathione S-transferase N-terminal domain-containing protein, giving the protein MLELYQSEGCPHSGKVREKLSELGVSYVIHNPRLPGDQGGDVTNELTHDELVAGGNDQIPYLVDIDHAVTVYGSDDIVNHLEQHYQ; this is encoded by the coding sequence ATGCTCGAACTCTACCAGTCCGAAGGCTGTCCGCACTCCGGCAAGGTCCGCGAGAAGCTCTCCGAGCTCGGCGTCTCGTACGTCATCCACAACCCGCGGCTCCCTGGAGACCAAGGTGGCGACGTGACCAATGAACTCACACACGACGAGCTGGTGGCCGGCGGGAACGACCAAATTCCGTACCTCGTAGACATCGACCACGCTGTTACGGTGTACGGTAGCGACGACATCGTCAACCACCTCGAACAGCACTACCAGTAG
- a CDS encoding SHOCT domain-containing protein produces the protein MTSKLTTTIARGTVGSILVSAFTGIATAQAGSGHSGGMGGMGGGMGGFGWWPLLWSLILLSVLLIVGYGVYTHGRTPANEQTHTDTALSTLRSRYARGELSEEEFEERRRRLEE, from the coding sequence ATGACCTCCAAATTAACAACCACAATCGCTCGCGGTACTGTTGGCTCCATCCTAGTGAGTGCATTTACTGGGATCGCCACAGCACAGGCCGGCAGTGGTCACTCCGGTGGGATGGGTGGAATGGGCGGCGGAATGGGTGGCTTCGGCTGGTGGCCACTTCTCTGGTCACTCATTCTACTGAGTGTGCTTCTCATTGTTGGCTATGGGGTTTACACACACGGGCGTACCCCGGCTAATGAGCAAACTCATACGGATACTGCACTGTCGACGCTACGTTCCCGGTACGCTCGTGGAGAGCTCTCCGAGGAGGAATTCGAAGAGCGTCGTCGCCGACTTGAGGAGTAA
- a CDS encoding NAD(P)/FAD-dependent oxidoreductase produces the protein MTQDIHDLVIAGSGVAGLSAAVYAARADLDPLVLEGDEPGGQLTLTTDVENYLGFPDGVGGVDLVQRGKEQAEQFGAQFEHGRIEDADLDGQPLELSLSTGDTVYTRSLIVATGASARWVGAENEDDLMGHGLSTCATCDGAFHRGDDVLVVGGGDSAMEEALFLTKFADSVTVVHRREELRASEIMADRAREHDDIRFRWNTELEAIHGSQAEGVTGATLVSHPEGYPREKAESGVDVERETVDVGGVFYGVGHTPNTQFLDGTGVERDESGYVFTQTDDAGRPTAQTAVDGVFAAGDVADPRYRQAITSAGTGSMAALDAEEFLETLHNAGESTATAISRPEQSAP, from the coding sequence ATGACTCAGGATATCCACGACCTCGTTATCGCCGGCTCGGGAGTAGCCGGCCTTTCAGCGGCGGTCTACGCTGCGCGGGCCGACCTCGACCCCCTCGTCCTCGAGGGCGACGAGCCTGGCGGCCAGCTCACGCTGACGACCGACGTCGAGAACTATCTTGGCTTCCCCGACGGCGTCGGCGGCGTGGACCTCGTCCAGCGCGGCAAAGAGCAGGCCGAGCAGTTCGGCGCGCAGTTCGAACACGGTCGCATCGAGGACGCGGACCTGGACGGCCAGCCGCTGGAGCTATCGCTGTCGACCGGCGACACGGTCTACACGCGGTCGCTGATCGTCGCGACCGGCGCGAGCGCGCGCTGGGTCGGCGCCGAGAACGAAGACGACCTGATGGGGCACGGGCTGTCGACGTGTGCGACCTGTGACGGCGCGTTCCACCGCGGCGACGACGTGCTCGTCGTCGGTGGCGGCGACAGCGCCATGGAGGAGGCGCTGTTCCTCACGAAGTTCGCCGACTCCGTGACGGTCGTTCACCGCCGCGAGGAGCTGCGTGCGTCCGAGATCATGGCCGACCGTGCTCGCGAACACGACGACATTCGGTTCCGCTGGAACACGGAACTCGAAGCTATCCACGGCTCGCAAGCGGAGGGCGTTACCGGCGCCACGCTCGTGTCCCATCCCGAGGGCTATCCCAGAGAGAAGGCCGAGTCCGGAGTCGACGTGGAACGGGAGACCGTCGATGTCGGCGGCGTGTTCTACGGCGTCGGCCACACGCCGAACACGCAGTTCCTCGACGGCACCGGCGTCGAACGGGACGAGAGCGGCTACGTCTTCACGCAGACGGACGACGCTGGGCGGCCCACAGCCCAGACGGCCGTCGATGGGGTGTTCGCTGCTGGCGACGTTGCTGATCCCCGCTACCGACAGGCGATCACTTCCGCTGGCACCGGGAGCATGGCTGCCCTTGACGCCGAGGAGTTCCTCGAGACACTCCATAACGCAGGCGAATCGACCGCTACTGCGATATCCCGTCCGGAACAATCTGCACCATGA
- the trxA gene encoding thioredoxin, translated as MATDTASDAGTASTNEPLHVDGQSELDDIVAENDVVLTDFYADWCGPCQMLEPTVETLAADTDATVAKVDVDANQQLAAAYGVQGVPTLILFADGEQVEEIVGLQGEDQLRTLIETYTE; from the coding sequence ATGGCAACTGATACTGCATCCGACGCTGGCACCGCGTCCACAAATGAACCGCTCCACGTCGACGGGCAGTCCGAGCTCGACGACATCGTCGCAGAGAACGACGTCGTCCTCACGGACTTCTACGCCGACTGGTGTGGGCCGTGCCAGATGCTCGAACCGACTGTCGAGACGCTCGCCGCCGATACCGACGCGACCGTCGCAAAGGTTGACGTCGACGCCAACCAGCAGCTCGCTGCTGCCTACGGCGTTCAGGGCGTTCCCACGCTGATCCTGTTCGCCGATGGTGAACAGGTCGAGGAAATTGTCGGTCTCCAAGGCGAAGACCAACTCCGAACGCTCATCGAGACCTACACCGAGTAA
- a CDS encoding helix-turn-helix domain-containing protein, with the protein MPDSMSEQLRSDMECEGLLECFHGLKELDKECFQALVEAEEPLTVDEIADAVDRERSTAYRAVQRLLQTGFIEKDQINYDQGGYYHVYSPTDPSKIADDMQRLLNDWYAKMGQLIQEFETKYEQTETAAPAAES; encoded by the coding sequence ATGCCAGATTCGATGTCTGAACAACTCCGCAGTGACATGGAGTGCGAGGGGCTGCTGGAGTGCTTCCACGGCCTAAAAGAGCTCGACAAGGAGTGCTTCCAGGCGCTCGTCGAGGCCGAAGAACCGCTGACCGTCGACGAGATCGCCGACGCAGTCGATCGTGAGCGCTCAACGGCCTACCGTGCCGTCCAACGGCTGCTGCAGACCGGTTTCATCGAGAAAGACCAGATCAACTACGACCAGGGTGGCTACTACCACGTCTACTCGCCGACTGACCCCTCCAAGATCGCCGATGACATGCAGCGCCTGCTCAACGACTGGTACGCGAAGATGGGGCAGCTTATCCAGGAGTTCGAAACCAAGTACGAACAAACCGAAACTGCGGCTCCTGCAGCCGAAAGCTAA
- a CDS encoding sulfite exporter TauE/SafE family protein has translation MSLLLVGFFVGFGLLIGILFGFFGMGGSFLVTPALLVMGYPSRVAVGSGLAFVFGTSVIGALRHRDHGHVDYKLAVITTVAMTLGIEAGKRVVDALHAAGNADLVISVAYVGLLATVGLFTLRDARATGTSSTSVDLSERVQALEIPPMVTLRGDVRVSASIIFGIGLVVGILSGLLGVGGGFLLMPAMMYGLGVPAAIAVGTDILQITISGAFGAFVYARDGFVAIPVVATLLAGSALGARIGAGVSNLVDEDDIKGYFATMLLAGSVAVAAKRVGTALDIGVLNTVSIVLIFGATVVVSGAILLAAVCELRDDNTGFWCRLSAT, from the coding sequence ATGAGTCTGCTGCTCGTTGGCTTCTTTGTCGGATTCGGGCTGCTCATCGGTATCCTGTTCGGATTCTTCGGGATGGGCGGGTCGTTCCTTGTCACGCCCGCCCTCCTCGTGATGGGCTACCCGTCGCGGGTCGCCGTCGGTAGCGGGCTCGCGTTCGTGTTCGGGACGAGCGTCATCGGCGCGCTCCGCCACCGGGACCACGGCCACGTCGACTACAAACTCGCAGTCATCACGACCGTCGCGATGACGCTCGGCATCGAAGCCGGCAAGCGCGTCGTCGACGCCCTCCACGCGGCAGGCAACGCCGACCTCGTCATCAGCGTCGCGTACGTCGGCCTGCTCGCAACAGTTGGCCTGTTCACGCTGCGCGACGCCCGCGCTACGGGGACGTCCTCGACGAGCGTCGACCTCTCAGAGCGCGTGCAGGCACTGGAAATCCCGCCGATGGTGACGCTCCGCGGTGACGTCCGTGTGTCGGCGAGTATCATCTTCGGCATCGGACTGGTCGTCGGTATCCTCTCCGGGCTCCTAGGCGTCGGCGGGGGCTTCTTGCTGATGCCCGCGATGATGTACGGGCTGGGCGTACCGGCTGCCATCGCCGTCGGGACGGACATCCTCCAAATCACGATTTCGGGTGCTTTCGGCGCGTTCGTCTACGCCCGGGACGGGTTCGTCGCGATTCCCGTCGTGGCGACGTTGCTCGCCGGCAGCGCGCTCGGTGCGCGCATCGGCGCGGGCGTCTCGAACCTCGTCGACGAGGACGACATTAAGGGGTACTTCGCGACGATGCTACTCGCAGGTAGCGTCGCTGTCGCCGCCAAACGCGTCGGCACCGCCTTAGACATCGGCGTACTCAACACCGTGAGTATCGTGCTCATCTTCGGCGCGACCGTCGTCGTGAGTGGTGCGATCCTGTTGGCTGCGGTGTGCGAGCTTCGCGACGACAACACTGGCTTCTGGTGCCGGCTTTCGGCGACGTAA
- a CDS encoding DUF7512 family protein, producing the protein MIDTLSLPSTVQAAGLIGAVLLEAMVLHVGYGVVTKALGPNVKRALGGE; encoded by the coding sequence ATGATCGACACGCTGTCGCTCCCTTCGACCGTACAAGCAGCTGGACTGATCGGCGCCGTGTTGCTCGAAGCGATGGTCCTCCACGTCGGCTACGGCGTCGTTACGAAGGCGCTCGGTCCGAACGTGAAGCGAGCGCTCGGAGGTGAGTAA
- a CDS encoding inorganic phosphate transporter yields MDPALIALFVGAALASLFMAWVIGAGSSGATPYAPAVGANAIGTMRAAFLVGMFGFAGAVTQGGNVSEAIGSGLVGGISLPIAGVILVLVLGAGLMAVGITTGYPIATAFTVTGAVIGVGLALGGTPVWPKYRQIAAVWMLTPFVGGGIAFTIASLLPRPDVPERYSIPVLAGLVGAVLMNVQFSFLGEGGTSGTLRGFGQQVLVVDGLTSAVSITGFAALAVAAVVWWDVSRDERGGLRRVLLALGSLVAFSAGGSQVGLAVGPLLPLLDEVGMVSTFAVLVGGGLGMLVGSWTGAPRMIKSLAQDYSSLGPRRSISALVPSFLIAQLAVLLGVPVSFNEIVVSAIIGSGAAVGGREAVDARKILLTVGAWAGSFLLSFALAYGTAFLLL; encoded by the coding sequence ATGGACCCCGCTCTCATCGCCCTCTTCGTCGGTGCAGCGCTCGCCAGCCTGTTCATGGCGTGGGTCATCGGCGCCGGCTCGAGCGGCGCAACACCGTACGCCCCTGCTGTCGGCGCGAACGCCATCGGGACGATGCGGGCTGCGTTCCTCGTCGGCATGTTCGGCTTCGCCGGCGCCGTCACGCAGGGAGGGAACGTCTCGGAAGCCATCGGGAGCGGCCTCGTCGGCGGCATCAGCCTGCCGATCGCCGGCGTCATCCTCGTGCTCGTGTTGGGCGCGGGGCTGATGGCGGTCGGTATCACGACCGGCTATCCGATCGCGACGGCGTTCACCGTGACCGGCGCCGTCATCGGTGTCGGCCTCGCCCTCGGTGGCACGCCGGTCTGGCCGAAGTACCGCCAGATCGCCGCCGTCTGGATGTTGACGCCGTTCGTCGGTGGTGGTATCGCGTTCACAATCGCGAGCCTCCTCCCGCGTCCCGATGTCCCCGAGCGGTACAGCATTCCTGTCCTCGCCGGCCTTGTCGGAGCCGTCCTTATGAACGTCCAGTTCAGCTTCCTGGGTGAGGGGGGCACGTCAGGAACACTCCGCGGTTTCGGACAGCAGGTGCTCGTAGTTGACGGGCTCACCTCGGCAGTCAGTATTACCGGCTTCGCAGCGCTAGCCGTCGCGGCTGTCGTCTGGTGGGACGTCAGCCGTGACGAACGCGGCGGCCTGCGGAGGGTGCTGCTGGCGCTCGGGTCACTCGTGGCGTTCTCCGCGGGCGGGAGCCAGGTCGGGCTCGCCGTCGGGCCGTTGTTGCCGCTGCTCGACGAGGTCGGGATGGTTTCGACGTTCGCCGTGCTCGTCGGCGGCGGCCTTGGAATGCTTGTCGGCTCGTGGACGGGAGCGCCGCGAATGATTAAGTCGCTCGCCCAGGACTACTCGTCGCTCGGCCCGCGGCGTTCCATCTCGGCGCTCGTGCCGTCGTTCTTGATCGCCCAGCTGGCAGTGCTGCTTGGCGTCCCGGTCTCGTTCAACGAGATCGTCGTCAGCGCCATCATCGGAAGCGGTGCCGCCGTTGGTGGTCGGGAAGCTGTGGATGCCAGAAAAATTCTCCTGACAGTTGGGGCGTGGGCAGGGTCGTTCCTCCTCTCGTTCGCGCTCGCGTACGGCACTGCGTTCCTCCTACTGTAA
- a CDS encoding YeeE/YedE family protein produces the protein MSDRHPLFKPLIFVGGIVFGFGLGFSHMARPEVVLNFLQFDDFGLPFVMFGAAIVSGVAFALLPRIRDAAPLTGDPYERRLKPFDRNVLVGGAVFGVGWGLSGICPGAAYASLGVGNITILWALAGMFLGAYAQGYWRSRSQARDTAVTGAD, from the coding sequence ATGAGTGACCGCCATCCGCTGTTCAAGCCGTTGATCTTCGTCGGCGGCATCGTGTTCGGGTTCGGGCTCGGGTTCAGCCACATGGCGCGGCCAGAGGTTGTGCTGAACTTCCTCCAGTTCGACGATTTCGGCCTCCCGTTCGTGATGTTCGGGGCCGCTATCGTCTCCGGGGTCGCGTTCGCGCTGCTGCCACGGATCCGGGATGCCGCACCCCTTACAGGTGACCCCTACGAGCGGCGCCTGAAACCGTTCGACCGGAACGTCCTGGTCGGCGGCGCCGTCTTCGGTGTCGGCTGGGGGCTGTCCGGCATCTGTCCGGGCGCCGCGTACGCAAGCCTCGGTGTCGGCAACATCACGATTCTCTGGGCGCTCGCCGGGATGTTCCTCGGCGCGTACGCCCAGGGCTACTGGCGGAGCCGCAGCCAGGCACGTGACACCGCCGTAACGGGCGCAGACTAA
- a CDS encoding YeeE/YedE family protein, whose protein sequence is MVTDPVLLQTAADLFPNGISRYAVGGLLVGLGTVLIYIGTGIPAGASTFLESTLSYVSDQSRFQQYVGSRDWRVVFTAGIILGGLAFAATFQSGLVTSSLYEPGTTGQLYEVAGVTLWMTEVQPWRLFLGGILVGIGTRIGKGCTSGHGVCGVGSASKTSLIGVVTFLTVAIGTAQVVAALGVSP, encoded by the coding sequence ATGGTCACTGATCCAGTACTGCTCCAGACGGCCGCCGACCTGTTCCCGAACGGGATTAGTCGGTACGCCGTCGGCGGACTGCTCGTCGGGCTCGGCACCGTTCTGATTTACATCGGGACGGGTATCCCAGCCGGGGCGAGTACGTTCCTGGAGTCGACGCTGTCGTACGTGTCCGACCAGTCCCGCTTCCAGCAGTACGTCGGCTCGCGTGACTGGCGGGTCGTGTTCACGGCCGGCATCATCCTCGGCGGGCTGGCGTTCGCGGCGACGTTCCAGTCCGGACTGGTCACGAGTTCGCTGTACGAACCCGGGACGACCGGCCAGCTGTACGAGGTTGCCGGGGTGACGCTCTGGATGACAGAGGTGCAGCCGTGGCGGCTGTTCCTCGGCGGCATCTTGGTCGGCATCGGAACCCGAATCGGCAAGGGCTGTACGTCCGGGCACGGCGTCTGTGGCGTCGGTTCGGCCTCGAAGACGTCGCTGATCGGGGTGGTGACGTTCCTGACCGTCGCCATCGGGACCGCACAGGTCGTCGCCGCGCTGGGGGTGAGCCCATGA
- a CDS encoding MBL fold metallo-hydrolase, producing the protein MNADDFPTPDADVETVDPETLKDRIDAGEDVTLLDARMQSDYEEWRIDGENVTSINIPYFEFLEDDIDEDVLEQIPDDREVTVLCAKGGASEFVAGTLAERGYDVNHLEDGMNGWASIYEAVEVERYDGAGTLLQYQRPSSGCLGYLLYDDGEAAIIDPLRAFTDRYLDDADDLGVDLQYALDTHVHADHISGVRNLDAEGVEGVIPEAAVDRGVTYADELTTAADGDTFTVGDATIEAVYTPGHTTGMTSYLVDDSLLATGDGLFVESVARPDLEEGDDGAPEAASMLYESLQERVLSLPDDTLVGGAHFSDAAEPAADGTYTAPIGELVDEMDALTMDEEEFVELILSDMPPRPANYEDIIATNLGQNAVDDEEAFTLELGPNNCAASQDSLAGD; encoded by the coding sequence ATGAACGCCGATGACTTCCCGACTCCGGATGCCGATGTCGAAACCGTCGACCCGGAGACGCTGAAGGATCGTATCGACGCCGGCGAGGACGTCACACTCCTCGACGCGCGCATGCAATCAGACTACGAGGAGTGGCGTATCGACGGCGAAAACGTCACGTCGATCAACATCCCGTACTTCGAGTTCCTTGAGGACGACATCGACGAGGACGTCCTCGAGCAGATCCCCGACGACCGCGAAGTGACCGTCCTGTGTGCGAAGGGCGGCGCCAGCGAGTTCGTCGCGGGCACGCTCGCCGAGCGCGGCTACGACGTGAACCACCTCGAGGACGGGATGAACGGCTGGGCGAGTATCTACGAGGCCGTCGAGGTAGAGCGCTACGACGGCGCCGGCACGCTCCTCCAGTACCAGCGCCCCTCCTCGGGCTGTCTCGGCTACCTCCTCTACGACGACGGCGAAGCCGCGATTATCGACCCGCTGCGGGCGTTCACCGACCGCTACCTCGACGACGCCGACGACCTCGGCGTCGACCTGCAGTACGCGCTGGACACGCACGTTCACGCCGACCACATCTCGGGCGTGCGGAATCTGGACGCGGAGGGCGTCGAGGGCGTCATCCCCGAGGCCGCCGTCGACCGTGGCGTCACGTACGCGGACGAACTGACCACGGCCGCGGACGGCGACACCTTCACGGTCGGCGACGCGACCATCGAGGCGGTCTACACGCCCGGCCACACGACCGGGATGACCTCCTACCTCGTCGACGACAGCCTGCTCGCGACCGGCGACGGGCTGTTCGTCGAGAGCGTCGCCCGCCCGGACCTCGAGGAGGGTGACGACGGCGCCCCCGAGGCCGCGAGCATGCTCTACGAGTCACTGCAGGAGCGCGTCCTCTCCCTGCCCGACGACACGCTCGTCGGCGGGGCCCACTTCAGCGACGCCGCCGAGCCCGCTGCCGACGGCACCTACACCGCCCCCATCGGCGAGCTCGTCGACGAGATGGACGCGCTCACGATGGACGAGGAAGAGTTCGTCGAGCTGATCCTCTCGGACATGCCACCGCGGCCGGCCAACTACGAGGACATCATCGCGACGAACCTCGGACAGAACGCCGTCGATGACGAGGAAGCGTTCACGCTCGAACTCGGGCCGAACAACTGCGCAGCCAGCCAAGACTCGCTCGCGGGTGACTAA
- a CDS encoding sulfurtransferase TusA family protein: MSAEFDITETLDVKGASCPMPVVKAKSAIDELSEGEVLEVLATDPGSMSDIDGWAAGTEGVELVEQEEGDDVYKHYVRKTE, from the coding sequence ATGAGTGCTGAATTCGACATTACGGAGACGCTAGACGTGAAAGGTGCATCGTGTCCCATGCCAGTGGTGAAAGCGAAGTCGGCCATCGACGAGCTCTCGGAGGGTGAAGTCCTCGAAGTGCTGGCGACCGACCCCGGAAGCATGAGCGACATCGACGGCTGGGCGGCCGGAACCGAGGGCGTCGAGCTCGTCGAGCAGGAGGAGGGCGACGACGTGTACAAACACTACGTCCGCAAGACGGAGTAA
- a CDS encoding DsrE/DsrF/DrsH-like family protein translates to MSTDTPDAPADDAPSRAELAARVDELEDALAEATSEDEGKKMSIIATKGTLDMAYPPLILASTAAAFGYEVTVFHTFWGLDILHEERSKNLKLSSVGNPNMPVPNAVAALPGMDRVTTKMMEKKISDNDTATIEELIETSLDMGVEFQACQMTIDLMDYDEDDFYDGVTTGVGAATALQDMADADIQLLV, encoded by the coding sequence ATGAGTACGGACACACCCGACGCGCCGGCCGACGACGCGCCCTCGCGTGCGGAACTGGCCGCGCGCGTCGACGAACTTGAGGACGCGCTCGCCGAAGCCACGAGCGAGGACGAAGGCAAGAAGATGAGCATCATCGCGACGAAGGGCACGCTGGACATGGCGTACCCGCCGCTCATCCTCGCTAGCACCGCGGCCGCGTTCGGCTACGAGGTGACCGTCTTCCACACGTTCTGGGGGCTGGACATCCTCCACGAGGAGCGCTCGAAGAACCTCAAACTCAGCTCCGTCGGCAACCCCAACATGCCTGTCCCGAACGCCGTCGCGGCACTCCCGGGCATGGACCGCGTGACGACGAAGATGATGGAGAAGAAGATCTCGGACAACGACACCGCCACCATCGAGGAGCTCATCGAGACGAGCCTCGACATGGGCGTCGAGTTCCAGGCCTGTCAGATGACCATCGACCTCATGGACTACGACGAGGACGACTTCTACGACGGTGTCACCACGGGCGTCGGCGCGGCGACCGCCCTCCAAGACATGGCCGACGCCGACATCCAGCTCCTCGTCTAA
- a CDS encoding HalOD1 output domain-containing protein — MNKLENPIPQIVDAVAEAEGVEPVTLDPPLAEVVDPDALETLVEDSTASDLEVRFAYRGHDIVVDNSGRVQVD; from the coding sequence ATGAACAAACTCGAGAATCCGATTCCCCAGATTGTCGATGCCGTCGCGGAGGCAGAGGGCGTCGAGCCAGTCACACTCGATCCGCCGCTAGCCGAGGTCGTCGATCCGGATGCGCTCGAAACGTTGGTCGAGGATTCAACGGCGTCTGACCTCGAAGTTCGATTCGCGTATCGAGGTCACGACATCGTCGTCGACAACAGTGGTCGCGTGCAGGTCGACTGA
- a CDS encoding aminotransferase class V-fold PLP-dependent enzyme — translation MNPRELRADTPALHEDVYLNFGAHGPSPRYVVEAADEFVRSHEYETSTRNDPYEVAFEAYDRVRERVATFVGADDDEIALTESTTAGINAVATAIDWEPGDTVVRTDLEHPAGTLPWQRLEQEGVEVRVVETENGRVDLDAFAEVVEDARLACFSAVTWTHGTQLPVADLVDIAHEAGAFTLVDAVQVPGQLPMDVGEWGADAVAAAGHKWLLGLWGGGFLYVDRTAADSLLPTTVGYRSVETPTADPYEFAAGARRFEVGSANPAPHVALAEAIEAIDEVGVDRIAARIQELAGRLADGVPDDRLLSPADPESGLVTIDVDDPEATVDRLASEGIVVRDLPTPDAVRASVHGVNTHAELERLLDALEMEWT, via the coding sequence ATGAACCCGAGAGAACTTCGCGCCGACACGCCCGCGCTGCACGAGGACGTCTACCTGAATTTCGGCGCTCACGGGCCGAGTCCACGGTACGTTGTCGAGGCTGCTGACGAGTTCGTACGGTCACACGAGTACGAGACGAGCACGCGAAACGACCCCTACGAGGTGGCGTTCGAGGCCTACGACCGCGTGCGGGAGCGCGTCGCCACCTTCGTCGGTGCGGACGACGACGAGATCGCGCTCACGGAGAGCACGACTGCGGGCATCAACGCTGTCGCGACCGCCATCGACTGGGAGCCCGGTGACACCGTCGTTCGAACCGACCTCGAACACCCGGCCGGGACGCTCCCGTGGCAACGCCTAGAACAGGAGGGTGTCGAGGTTCGCGTCGTCGAGACAGAGAACGGTCGCGTCGACCTCGACGCCTTCGCCGAGGTAGTCGAGGACGCGCGCCTAGCCTGTTTCAGCGCGGTGACGTGGACGCACGGCACCCAGTTGCCCGTCGCCGACCTCGTCGACATCGCTCACGAGGCTGGTGCGTTCACGCTCGTCGACGCTGTCCAGGTGCCTGGACAGCTCCCGATGGACGTCGGCGAGTGGGGTGCGGACGCCGTCGCGGCGGCCGGTCACAAGTGGCTGCTGGGACTGTGGGGCGGCGGCTTCCTCTACGTCGACCGGACAGCTGCTGACTCCCTCCTACCCACCACAGTTGGATACCGAAGCGTCGAGACGCCGACTGCAGACCCCTACGAGTTCGCAGCTGGCGCCCGCCGATTCGAGGTCGGCTCGGCGAACCCGGCTCCACACGTCGCCCTAGCGGAAGCCATCGAGGCGATCGACGAAGTTGGAGTCGACCGTATCGCTGCCCGAATCCAGGAATTGGCCGGTCGGCTGGCCGATGGGGTTCCCGACGACCGGCTTCTCAGTCCTGCAGACCCCGAGTCGGGACTCGTGACAATCGACGTGGACGACCCCGAAGCGACGGTCGACCGACTCGCGTCGGAGGGAATCGTGGTTCGCGACCTGCCGACGCCGGACGCTGTCCGCGCGTCGGTCCACGGGGTCAACACTCACGCTGAGCTCGAGCGGCTGCTGGACGCACTCGAAATGGAGTGGACCTGA
- a CDS encoding thioredoxin family protein produces the protein MATQTAKTDRVVSLDDDDLETVVEDSSVALVEFYTEWCGTCKRMKPVLEALAEDTDATVLTIDIESNLETAIEFGAQSTPTFVLFADGKPVKQLRGGQNEQTLRDLIARYRD, from the coding sequence ATGGCAACGCAGACAGCGAAGACGGACCGCGTGGTTTCGCTTGATGACGACGACCTCGAAACGGTCGTCGAAGACAGTAGCGTCGCGCTCGTGGAGTTCTACACGGAGTGGTGTGGCACCTGCAAGCGGATGAAGCCGGTTCTCGAAGCCCTCGCGGAAGACACTGACGCGACGGTGCTGACGATCGACATCGAGTCGAACCTCGAGACGGCGATCGAGTTCGGTGCCCAGAGCACGCCCACGTTCGTCCTCTTCGCCGACGGGAAACCGGTGAAACAGCTTCGCGGCGGCCAGAACGAACAGACGCTCCGCGACCTGATTGCCCGGTATCGGGACTAA